The segment ACATTAAAAATACATTAAACGCAGTTATTGATAAGAAACTTACAATTGATCAGTTAAAATCTGCATTGAGGCAGAAAGGATGGAATAAAGACGCCATAGAAGCGGCATTGGCAGCAGCAAAGCAGGAATTCTACAGAGAGAGAATAAAAGAAGTAACAGACAAGATTGAGGCTGCAAAGAAAGAATACTGCAAGCCAATCTACAACAACATCATAGATGTATATGCATATCTTGGCCTAGATGATCTATTTGAGGCAAAGAGGCTGTATCTGAGAACTCTAGAACTCTATGCCAGATCGCCGTCTTATGTTCAAGCTGAAGTTTACAATGACTTGCAGAAGCTCTATCGCCTGCTGTTCAAGAGAGGAATGGGGAATGCCAAATAAAACAATAAAAACAGAGGAAAGAATGTCCAAAGTAGGCATACCAGTCTCCATATTAAAGGACAGAAAATTAAGCGCATTAGAAGCGATAAGCGAATATCTTAAAGAAACCCTTAATATGAACTATCATGAAATTGCTGTTTTGATGAACAGAGATGATAGAACCATCTGGACTGTTTATAGCAGGGCAAAGAAAAAAAGAAATACAGCATTAGCCAATAATTGATTTCTCGCGCGAGATATAATCTGATCTTGATATCTTGTTGTTGATGTATTGTATCTGTAGGTCTTTTAAGGAATCTCCTGTAGCAGCAGTTTTGCAGATTTCAGCAGCTTGCGTTGGCTGCAGATCTGTTGATATACTTTGTATATAATTCTTGCCAAGGCTCATAACTATTGCTCCAAGCGCTATTGCAAAAGCTATCAGTAAAACAGTTGCTATCAACGGTGATAATGCCCTCTTGTTCATTTTTTAAGACCTTTTACGTATTCTTTCTGCAAAAGAACCATATAAATAAAAAGAGCGATCATCACCATCTCAAAAATCGGAAAGATAAAAGATGGAAAAGAAAACACACCCAAAGATCTTAAAACAGTCATGATCTCTTCCACAACAAATATGAGCACAACTATGAACAGCAATTGCCAGGGCTTTTGAAAAATAAGCTTATTTGGTATTCTGAATAAATTATAAAACAAGACAAGCAATATCGTGACAAATGCCAGATTATAAAGCGGCGCCACCAATGCAATCGATTCATATATTCCCATTTTAGACCTTTGTTGTGTATTTGCTTACAATTATCTGCTGCGTTAAAGCATAAATCAAAAACCCGAGCATTAGTGACGGAACAACATGAGTTAAGTGCGGAGTTGAGTAAATGCCGAAAGATCTTAATGCCCCTAAAATCTCTTCAACTGCGAACAAGATCAAAACCATTATCAAAGGACGCCATGCCCTTAAATGTTTCTTGGCCCCGGATATCTTAAAAAGAGTGCTTGCTGCAATGCCAGCAACAATTATCAAAAAGACATTTGCGATCTGCAGTACGCCTTCAGCATATCCTATCATCTATTCACCTCTTTTTAATATTGCCTCACCATATATATTTAAATATTGCTATTTTGCCTCGAAATCTATGCAAACCCTGAATTCCCTCGGCTTGTACTGCCCGCATTTGACGATGTTCATTATTTCATAAGGCCTTTTTAGTTTTTTACAAACCTTATCGATCTTTCCAATGCCTTTCTCAAATTCGCCTTCTTTCAAAAAATCATAGAAATGGATTATTGCCCTTTTTTTTGCTGCGGATAATGCAAGATCCAGAAAATTCTCAGCCCCCTTCGGCAATGGCATTAAAATTCTGTCAAATTTTTTATTTAGTTCTGGAACAACCTTTTTAGCATCGCCTTTAAAAAGCCTTATGTTTTTTGTCTTGTTCAATAAAATATTTTCCTGCTGGTATTCGCAGGCAATCGGGTTTATTTCTATCGAGTAAATCTCTTTTGGCTTTGAGTTTTTGGATATAACAACCGGATATGGCCCAACACCCGAGAACATTGCCAGAATCGTCTCGTTTTCCCTGACTTGCTTGGATATTCTCAGCCTTTCATTGCTTAATCTTGGCGAGAAATAGCATTTTTCAGCATCAAGCCTTAACATGCAGCTGCTTTCCATATGTTCTGTTGTTTTTCTTTTTTCTCCTGCCATGATCTTTAAAGTTGGCGTCCTGTATATTCCGGAGTATTTCTTTGTTTTCTTGCATATGACTTTTATGTTTTTAAACAAATTCAATAAAGTTTCCCCTATTAGCCTTTCTTTTTTATTCAATTCAATAGGAAAGTCAGCAAATATCAAGATGTCGCCGACTATGTCGAATGAGGACGGCAACAAGCCTAGTTGTTTTTTAGTCAGCTTGTTTTTTAACGAGTCTTTCAAGATAGGCATTTCTGTATAGAAAAAACAAAGATTTATATATATTATGTATCTCGGAATAAAAATAAGATAAACTGAGGTGAAATAATGAAAAAAAGTCTTGTTTTTGGAATTTTAGCTTTATTGGTCATGATGGTTGTTTTTGCGGGATGTTCAAAAAAAACAGGAGGAGCATATACATTCGCCAATGGGTATTTAAGAGTCGATAGCACCGCTCCAGTTGCAGGCGATTTTGTAACGAGCAGCGGAAAAAACATCATAATAGGTGATTACGGAACCGGAGCAGGAATTAATTTTAACAACATAGCACCTGGGCAACAATTTGTATTTGCAACAGCAGGTGTCCCTAGACTAAACGTAGATAGTAATGGCAATGTTGGAATTGGGACTGCGCCGACAGGAGGAAGACTCGAGATAACCAGCGGCGGCAACCCCTCTCCTAACATCCAGATTAACAGCGCTGAGGGCAGAGGCATAAAAATAGACAAGACAGGCGGAGGGGAGACACTTCTTTATCTTACACAGAATGATGTTTATAACAATCAGTTTCTTGAAGCATATGGTGGCGGAGAAACTCCATTATTAGCAAGAATTGATGGTAAAGGAGGGGCTTATTTTGCAGGCAATGTCGGCATCGGTACAACAGCACCTAATTCTAAGTTAGAAGTTAAAGGTGATAGTAGTGGCAACCATATTTTTAGTGCCGTAACTAATAGCGGGTCTAGTGGGCTTACAGTCTACTCAAATGGCAACCTATACACAGGTGCAAAGGAGATGCAGTTTGGTGCATATGGGGCTAGATTAAGAATGTATAGCAGCAATAAGACAGAGTGGTGCTGTGGACCAAGTAATACTGGAGCATGGACTTGCAGCAAGAGTGAAGGGGAATGTTAAATCTTTTTAGAGAAACTCACCCAACCCCTTTTGCTTTTTTTCTTCTTTCTTCTTGATCAAGCTTTTCAAAGAGCTTTCAACCCTCTCTTTAGAGAAATTGTGCTTTTCAGCCAAAATCTCTTTTATCTTTTCTTCATCAACAGCATTCCATTTCAGCTTATAGTCATCTGTTACAGGCATGTTTTTGAACAAATCGAATATGACTCTCCATTCAACATTGAAGAAATCAGCCCATTTTGAATCTTTGAACATCTTGTCAAAATCCTTGCCATATTCTTTTACAAGCTTTAATGCGTTTTTCGGCCCGATTCCCTTGATTCCGCCATTGTTGTAATCAGTTCCGATAAGCATAGCTAAAGCAATTAACTGCTCCCTATCAATGCCCAATTCATTCAATGTTTCAGCAAGCGTTATCAGCTCAGGCTGTATCGTCACATAACCGAGCTTGTTCGTTTTCTTCCTTTTCCCGGCAACGCTTAAGCTCCTCACGAGCCTTGTTGCTCCGAACAATAAGCTGTCTGCATCCTGCGATGCCGAGCAGTAAGCATTCCCTTTTGCAGCAATGTGCGCTGCCTGGGCTTCTCCTTCTGAAGGCGCATCAACAACAGGCAATCCAAGCGCAGTGATCAGCTCTTTCGCTTCACTGATCATCTCGCCTGTCAATCTTGATGTTCTGGAAGCATATTTCTTCATCTCTTCAATATCTTCCTTTTCAACTGCAATATTGTATTTTTTTTCAGCCTCAATTTTTGCCTGCTTTCTTTTTTCTCTTTCTTCTTCTTTCAGTGCAGGAGCTTTCCCGTCAAAAACATAAACAAGCTTTAGCCCCTCATCCATTAGGTTAGCTGTTCTTGAGAATAACCCGACAAGATGCGAGGTTATATTGCCGGAAGAATCCATTAAAGGCGTTCCATCTCTTTGCCTTATTGTTGTCAAAAACTGGTAAAGCCAGTTAGGCGCATCAACTGCAATAATTCTGTTTTTCAGATCTCCTATTTTTATCTCTTTTTTAACCAACAGCTCAGTTATTGCAACGCCCATTTTAATTATAGCTTCTTGACATTCATTCCTTTAAACTCATTCTGCAGCATTAAAGATGCCTTTTTATTCAGGTCGCCGGTTGCCAATATCAAAACAGGCAGTTTTTTTACTTGGCCCTGAATAAATGCTGTGCTTAAATCAGCCTCGCTAATATTCTTCTTATCTCTTGCCTTGCAGTAGTATTCTAAAGTTCCAACAGCAGATGGAACTCTTATAACAAGATCCAGCTCTAATTTTTTCTTTATGATTTTGTATTCAAGAATTTCAATCTTCTTTTCAGCGCAGTATTTTTTGATTTTTTCAAAAAATTCGTCCTTTGTTTCTTTTTCAGGCTCTTTCAGCTTCTCAGCTTCCAATTTTCTCTGGATCACATCCTTCCTTTTCATCTCCTCTAATTTTTTCATCTCAAGATCAATCTTCCTCGCTTTTTCTTCTACAGCTCCTCTTTTTTGCTCAAGATCATGTTCTTCAGCAGATTTTTCTTCTTTGACAATTTTTATTTCTGGCTTTTCTCTGGCAGGATTTAGAATATTTTTTATTAATTCATCAGCCTCATTCTGCGGGGTTAAATACCATTTCCAGAACACTTTTTGCGCTTCTCCTTCATTGACAGCCACGGGAACAGCAAAATCCTTCATCAGCTTTAATGACACCCTTATAACGGGCTCTAAGATTGCTTCATCAAGCACTTTTTTATCCTTGAGCATGTCATAGGCAATTTTTTCCTTATCATTAAGCTGGTTATAGTAATTCTGCAATTTGTATTCCTGCCCCGGAGCATAATAAAGCGGCGAGCCTCCGACTTTAATGCTAGAGATCTTGATGAGCTTTCTTCCAGCCAAGTCAGACAGTATTGCGGCAGCAAACAGCGTGTTAGAATTGATCTCCTTGGAAATAACAATCGGCAGCAAAGGGCCTCTCATTCTTACGATCTGCAGCACTTTATCCGGAGTATCTGATGGCATGAATATAGAAAGTTGTTACGAGTTTATATACTTTTTTATGGCCTTACCCATCTAATCTCCCAATAGCTCACATCTGCCTCGTCATCCACAACTCCGATAAGAAGCCTTTTCTTTGTGGAATGCGCAACCCTGTTCTTGGCGGCAAACTCATACCATGTCAGGCTTTCGCCTTCATGCACGGGATAAACAATCCATTTTGCATGATCCTCTCCTGGCTTTACACCGCGGTCATAAATGCGGAAATCTGCGCCGAACTTTAATGCTGTCTTTATTATGTAGCCTCTGTCCCTTATATCCTTGAAAACGCAGTATCTTATCCAGAAATTAGGCTCTACTTTTTTTGCTTTTTTAAGAAAGTTATCGAAACTAACTTCTTTGTTCCGGTCATCAGTAACCTTCAACCTTCCTTTCTCCATTAAATAAAGCCCTTCAAGAAGGGAGAGCTGAACTTTATTGTTTGCGAGAACAACGCCATATCTGCTCTGGTTGTAAAGTTCGCGGCTAGCATCGCTGTCTTCTGTGATGATCCTCTCTCTTGAAAAAATAGCTGTGACTGCTTCTCTTGGCTTTTTCTCAATTTGCCGTTCCTTGTTCTGATCTTCTTTGCTTTCCTCAGCCATATGTTTGTTTATTGTCAGTTCCTTTAAAAAGATTTCTTTTTTTGTTCAACATTTCCAATAACACACTTTCAGAAAACATAGTTGCCTAATAGAAACGATTTGAAAAAGAGTTATCGCTTCACAAGGAAACTGCCTTTATGATTTACAGGCAGCGCTATTGGCCCTTCTCCCTCTTCATAGACATAGTCTGAGGCTCCCACAATTGCCACTGGCCTGATTGCATTGCCGTTCTTATCGAACTCGTAGGCGATTTTAGAATCTTGCAGAAAAAGGCTCCCGGTTGTTTCATCTCCGTACGCGTTAATATACACTGAAAAAGTATCGGTGCAGTCGAATGAGCAAGTGAACTGATTAATGCCGACTCCGAGTTCCTGGAGTTTCTTGCCGCCGATAGACGCGTCGACTGTTGTCACAGGAATATTGCCACAGGCTGAAGAGGGCTGCCCGAGCTTGAAAGACACAGTACCGCTGCGGCCATCCTTCAGATCAAAGAATCCTTTCCATTCGCTATTCCAGTAAGCGCTGCAGGGAAGCGGATTCAGGGGTTGTTTTGGCTGCTTGTCATCTTCCTCGCAGAAAACAACTAAATCGTAGCCTCCTTCTTCAAATTCAGGGTGCTTAATGCTGATGTTAATTGGGGCATAATACCCGCCAAGCCGTTCCAGCCACTCTGTGTCGCCAGGAAACGAAAGGCCGGAAAGCCAGGCTTCTGGACGGGCAAGATCGCTGCTGCTGTAGTAATAAGTGAAAACAACTTTTGTCTTGAAAGGCTGGCCTTCTTCGCGATAGCAGGAAGACAATCTGTAAGTGAGATCTGTCTTGGACCAAGAGTCGCATGCAAGGCTGCTTTGGAGGAGATCACCGGCTGAGACAGATGTTGATATCATTTCCAAATATGTGCCCACAGGCCCCCACGCCTCGCCAGTTACTGTAACTTCATACTGCCAATTCGTCCAGTCATCCCCGCCTATTTTCTTGCAAGCTTTAGTTTCTTTGTCCACTTTGATGTCGAGCTCCTCATTTTCACCGCCACCTTCACCAGCTTCAACGCTCTTGCCAAACAGCTGCCCGCATATGCTAGCATGACTTTCAACATTTTTAAGGGAATCTTCAGCTTGCATAAGGCGTTTTTTATCATCTTCTATATCAATGCCCGCCTGCATCAGCATGGCTTGTTTATTCTCAATGTAATTCTTTAACTTCAGGATTTCTTCCTTGAGCTTGTCGCTTAGCAGCTGCCTGTCTTCGCATTCCTTGCGCAGCACAGCCATCTCACTAGAGTCGATGTTATTGTCTTTGATGGCTTCAAGATAGTCATTGCTGAGCTTGATGGCAGTTTCGTTGGCATTGTCGCTGGCAGTTGCGACAGCATTGATAGTCTCACCATGTTCCTTCAGAAGCTTTTCACCTTGCGCTTTCTGATCTGAGCATCCTGCTATAAGCAAAGCTAAGAATAAACAGAAGATTATTATTTTTGCGTTTGCTTTTGGTATTATGTGCTTGATTACGATTTTAATACTTATGATTTAAGTCTTTAAAAAGATTTCTTATGGAAATCGTATTTTTAGGGACATCCTGCATGGTGCCGACCAAGGAAAGGAATCACAGCGCGCTTCTGCTTACTTACAAGAACGAAGGCATTTTAGTTGACTGCGGAGAGGGAACGCAAAGGCAGCTGAGAATAGCAGACATCAGGCCCACAAGAATTACGAAGATACTGATAAGCCACTGGCACGGAGATCATGTTCTTGGTCTTCCGGGCTTACTGCAGACATTGAGCGCAAGCGGGTATCCTGGAACACTGGAGATTTACGGGCCAGCAGGAACAAAAAAACGATTTAAGGCAATGTTTCAGGCTTTTGTCTTTGACTGCAACATAGACTTAAAAATAAGCGAGATAAAGAAAAGAAAATTCTTTGAAAATGAGGACTTTTATCTGGAAGCCCTGGAGTTAGAGCACAAAATCAAATCATTCGGCTTTAATTTCATTGAAAAAGACAGGAGAAAAGTTGACATTGCCGCAGTAAAGAAGCTTGGCATTCCGCAGGGCCCATTAGTTGGAAAGCTGCAGCAGGGAGAGAATATAATCTTCAAAAACAAAAAAATAACTCCAAAAGAAGCAACATTCATTGAAAAGGGAAAGAAGATAACAATAATAAATGACACTGTTCTGTGCAAATCCTGCTATGATCTGGCAAAAGACGCTGATTTGCTGATCTGCGAAGCTGCTTACACTTCAAAACTTGAAGAAAAAGCTCAGGAATACAAGCACCTTACAGCAAAGCAGGCAGCATTATTGGCGGGCAAGTCAAACGTCAAAAAACTGATAATAACGCATTTCAGCCAGAGATACAAAACAACAGAAGAGCTGTTTGAAGATGCGAAAGAAGCTTTTGACAATGTTTTGTGCGCGTATGATTTTATGAAAGTAGAGATTTAATATAAGGCGAAAAAATAATATGGGTATTACAAAAGAACAAACTGGACAAATAGCGCAATTCTGTTTGGATTTGTATAAGAAACTAGACTTTGCCCACAATATCGAACATATGGATAGAACTGTTAAAATCGCAGAATTTATTGCCAAAACAGAAAAAGCAGATCTAGAAATAGTCAGACTAGGGTCGATGGTGCACCAATTTCATGACAATATAGATGAATTAAAAATTTTTTTAAATAAAATAAATCTAAAGCCGGACATGATAAAAAAATTAGTTGAATGTGCTGAATTTAGGCCATTTAAAGACACATCAAAGAAACAAGCTTCAATAGAAGCCAAAATCGTATTTGACGCTGACGCACTTCAAGCATTAGGCCCCGAAGGAATCATCAGGGAAATAACTTGCAATATCAAAACAAAAAACAAACCGCTAAATAAAAGCATCCAAGATGCCAGATACATTGAAAATTTGTTCTATAATGCCTTGCAAACAAAAACAGCAAAGAAAATGATTAAAGAACCTCATGAATTGATGAAAAAATTCTGGTCGGTTTATGATACCTGGGAAGAAATGTTTGCTCAAAACTAAGTTCCCTCAACTAAGATTTTGCAGCCAGCTTTATATCGTCTGCCTTTACTGTCCTTCTTCCTGCATGCATTGAAAACTTGATCGCCTGCTGCGCAATGTCATCAGCGATCTCTTCCAGAACAGCCTTCATTGCAGCCTTCGCCTTGTCAGAAACTCTTTCTGCGCCTGCATTTTTCAGGATCTTCTCCATTGCAGCCAAAGGAATAATTCTTTTTTCAGGCATAATGGCCTTAAAATACTAAATATATTTAAATCTTTCTTAATTATATGGGCTTATGAGCAGGAAAAGCAAGGGGATAAATGCCGAAAGGGAGCTGATCCACAAGTTCTGGGCTGTAAATGGATGGGCTGCTGTCCGCGTTGCTGGATCTGGCTCTATGAAATACCCGAGCGCAGACATTTTGGCAGGCAACAGCATAAGAAAGCTAGCAATTGAAAGCAAAGTGATAAACGATACAAAAAAATATTTCACAGAAGAAGAGATCAAAGACCTCAAAGACTTTTCAACCCTGTTCGGCGCAGAGCCATGGCTGGCTATAAAATTCAAGAAAGAGCAGTGGTTCTTTATACCGGCAGATGATGTTGAAAAAACAGAAACAAACTTAGTTGTCAGCCTGGAAATGACCAAGAGAAAGGGATTGCTGTTTGAAGAGCTGTTAAGGTATTGAGCATAATATATGCTCGCTGTTGCGAGAGTTTGACGGAGGCGCCATTTATAATATTATTTCTAAAATTTTGTCTATATCTTTCAAATTTTCTAAAATAAAATCAGCACCAGCGGCTTCTAATTGTTCTTTTGAATAACTCCCTGTTGTAACGCCAATTGTTTTTATATTTGCTTCTTTTCCAGCTTTCACGTCTCGCGGAGTATCTCCGAAAATAAAAACGTTATCATTAAACTTAAAACCAAAATCTTCTCCAGCTCTTTTTATTGCCAGTTTGACAAGATTTGTTCTATTCATATCGTCGCTGCCAAAACCACCAACTTTAAAGTAATGATTTAAACTAACCTTTTTTAATTTTCCTCTTGCAATCGGTTCTAAATTACCAGTTACAAGCCCCATCAGAACATTATTTTTATTCAACCCTTTTAATAATTCATAGACGCCATCTAATACAACGATTTTTTCATTGCCAATGCTTTTATTAAAAGAGTCAATCATTACTTTCACGCATTCTTTCAATCCTGATTTTATTGTTGATTTGTCTAATCCATTCTTCTTAAGAACTTCAAGTATTATTTGCTGGTCAGTCATTCCAGGATGACGGATTATATTGATACTTGTTTCTATGCCATACACTTTCTTAAAAGCTTCGGAAAATGCAGAAATATGCCCTCTCGAAATATCGAGCAATGTTTCGTCAATATCAAATAAAACTAATCTATTCATCATGATATTCGGTACTTATAGATCTTATTTAAATCTATTGGTGCAGTAGCCGAATGCCATACAACAATTATTCTACAAACAGCCACAATACATTTGCAGCAATGAAGAATATGCCTATTCCTAATCTTATGTTTGGATCCTGAAATATTGCAGAAAAAGGCACATCAAGGCCAAAGGCAACAGACAGCAACGCAATTGAAAGGATTATGTCGATAATGCCGTGCAGTGAAGCTAAAAACCCTTTTTTATCTTTGTGCATGTCCTTGAAATTAAAGGCAAGATTCAAAATTGCAGATATTATGAACAAAATCAGCGATATCGGCAGGAACGAAGCAGCATTCGGTATGTTGAGAAAGATCCCGGTTGTTGCGATCAGCAAAGCTCCGCTTATTATGCCGAATGTTATGTCCCCCCATTCAAAAAGCGGCTTCATAGCGATATTTTGAAAGATGTTTTATTTAAAGCTTTCGTAAAACTCTAGTTGCAAATTTTCTGCTAACGTTACATTTTTATACTTCATCAAAAACTGATTAGACAATATGAAGTGCGCGGTAATATTTGATATGGATGGAGTTCTAGTAGACTCTACTAAATATATTTGGGATTCTTTTAACGAGTTATTGAAAAGCTACGATGTCCATTTTAAAGAAAAAGAAATTAAAGCGCAGTTAGGACTTTCCCTTAGAGACCAACTTAAAATCTGGAAAGAAAAGTACGGGATTGGCTTAGAGTTAAAAAAATTTTCAAAAAAAGCCGGAAATTTAGAACTTAAGTTAATTGGAGAAAATATGAAAGTCAACCCTGGGCTGTTAGAACTTTTAAATGAGCTCAAGAAAAACAATGTTCCTATGGGCGTCGCCACATCTTCATTGAAGTGGCGCGCTAAAAAAATCCTTAAACTATTAAAGCTTGATAATTATTTTTCAGAAGTCATTGCTGCAGATGATGTAGCAAAACACAAGCCAAATCCGCATTTGTTTTTGATGGCAGCTAAAAGGCTGAATGTGCCGCCAAAATACTGCGTTGTAATCGAAGATGCTGCTAGCGGCATTGAAGCAGCAAAGCGAGGGCGCATGAAATCCATAGGCTATCTTACTCAATATCACACAAAAGCCGAATTATGCAAGGCAGATTTGATAATAAAAAATTTCTCTGAACTTTCTTATCATAGAATCAAAAAGCTTTTTGCATAGAACCAAATACGCACATATTTTTATACTGAAAAAAGTTTAAAATTTCTCATTTTCAACTTTTTTGGTATATTGGAAATTAAATTATAGATAAGAAATTTTTTACTTAATTTCCAATAATTTAATGCGGAGTGCAGGATTCGGACCTGCGTAGGCACTAAGCCAATAGATGACTTACAAATGATTCTTTCATCGCACTCCAATTGAGCACTCAACACTCAAATGCCTTGAGTTTGGATTAGCCTTGCCAATGGCTCTAGGCTAACTATCCCGTTTGGCCACTCCGGCAACTCCGCATACAGTTTAGAATAATCGCTTTATATAAAAAGTTAACTCAAATTTCCAAGCCTTGCTTCGATCTCTTTCAACTGGTCGTCCAGCTCATCCACGCTGCTTTTCTTCGCTCTTTCAGCAGGCGTTTTAATTTCTTTCTTGGATTTTTTAGCTTTCTTTTGTTTTTCTTCTGCTTCTTCTTCAGGAACCTTGCTTCTTAATTTTGTTTTCGGCAGTTCTGCCTTTAATTTAAAGAACAAACTGTTGATGTCATTTACAATATCCCTTAATTTCGAGATCTCCCCAGTTTTTTCAGCTTTAAGCAGCCTGAATTTTTCATATCTCTGCAATAATTGGACAATCAGCTTTGAAGTTTCAAGGATCTCCCTCCTCATGCTGGCTGGCTCTTTTATTCCGATATAGAAAAGATCTTCTTCGCTTTTCATCTTACAGCCTTTCAGGCTCAAACAATGTCCTGTCTATGAAATCAATCTTTCTTTCAACTTCATCAATGTCGCTGCCCCATCCTTCAAGCTCAGAATCCTCATTGTTCTTCAGCTCATTTATTCTGCTCAAAGTTTCCTTTGCTTCTTCAAGCCTTGCTCTTATTATCTTTAGCAGGTCCAGCACGTCTTTGTATTCATCAATTTTTACATAAACAGGCATTCCGGGCATTTTATCCTCCTTTGAACAGTGTTTTGTCCATCAACATAAGCTTTTTTTGAATATCCTCGAGCTGGGAATTCCATTTTTTAAATTGCGACTCGCGGTCTTCTTTTATATCCTCCAGATCAGACAATATAGTCTCAGATTCCTTTAATTTTTCCCTTATCGAGTTTATTTCAAAAAGAACATTTTTAAACTGCGAGGATTTCACAAATATTGGTTGTGTTATTTCTTTGGCTTCCAGCTCCCCCCGCATTTCCTCTTTCTGCGCTAATGTCAGCTCAGGCTCTTTCTCTTCAGGCACAGATTCAATTGGAGGAAGCTCAGGAAATTCTTCAAAATGCGGCATATTTTCAAATTCACTCGGCTTTATCTCAGGAAGCTCTGAAGGAGGATGATCTTCCTCTGCAATCGGCTGCGGAATGTCAGCTTCAGAAGGCAATGGAGGCGGCGGAATGTCAAGATCTGAAAACGAAGGAAATTGCTCTTTTTTCTTTCCAAACTTAAAAAACACCATAACACCACCTTTGAATGGAAAAGTAATCTGATGGCTTTATTAATCTTTATTAGTATTCTAGAATAGTGACATTATTCATGAGACCTTTTCTTTTTTCCTTCCATGTAATCAATAAAGCCCTGATTTGCGGCCCTTGCTCCGCCGTCTGTCGGGTAATCTCCATTTAAACATGCCAAACACAGATTATCTCCTAAACCAACGGCTTCAACTAATCCATCTATTGTTTGATACGTCACCGAAGAAACACCGAGCCTTTTAGCGATCCTCTCTGAAATCAATTCAACAGGGAAAAGATTGTAAATGTGGTTTACTAGATTCTTCGGCCTTTCATTGCCTGCCTGTTTTTTAGCTTCTTGA is part of the Candidatus Woesearchaeota archaeon genome and harbors:
- the endA gene encoding tRNA-intron lyase; translation: MAEESKEDQNKERQIEKKPREAVTAIFSRERIITEDSDASRELYNQSRYGVVLANNKVQLSLLEGLYLMEKGRLKVTDDRNKEVSFDNFLKKAKKVEPNFWIRYCVFKDIRDRGYIIKTALKFGADFRIYDRGVKPGEDHAKWIVYPVHEGESLTWYEFAAKNRVAHSTKKRLLIGVVDDEADVSYWEIRWVRP
- a CDS encoding flap endonuclease-1, with translation MGVAITELLVKKEIKIGDLKNRIIAVDAPNWLYQFLTTIRQRDGTPLMDSSGNITSHLVGLFSRTANLMDEGLKLVYVFDGKAPALKEEEREKRKQAKIEAEKKYNIAVEKEDIEEMKKYASRTSRLTGEMISEAKELITALGLPVVDAPSEGEAQAAHIAAKGNAYCSASQDADSLLFGATRLVRSLSVAGKRKKTNKLGYVTIQPELITLAETLNELGIDREQLIALAMLIGTDYNNGGIKGIGPKNALKLVKEYGKDFDKMFKDSKWADFFNVEWRVIFDLFKNMPVTDDYKLKWNAVDEEKIKEILAEKHNFSKERVESSLKSLIKKKEEKKQKGLGEFL
- a CDS encoding NFYB/HAP3 family transcription factor subunit produces the protein MPEKRIIPLAAMEKILKNAGAERVSDKAKAAMKAVLEEIADDIAQQAIKFSMHAGRRTVKADDIKLAAKS
- the rnz gene encoding ribonuclease Z — protein: MEIVFLGTSCMVPTKERNHSALLLTYKNEGILVDCGEGTQRQLRIADIRPTRITKILISHWHGDHVLGLPGLLQTLSASGYPGTLEIYGPAGTKKRFKAMFQAFVFDCNIDLKISEIKKRKFFENEDFYLEALELEHKIKSFGFNFIEKDRRKVDIAAVKKLGIPQGPLVGKLQQGENIIFKNKKITPKEATFIEKGKKITIINDTVLCKSCYDLAKDADLLICEAAYTSKLEEKAQEYKHLTAKQAALLAGKSNVKKLIITHFSQRYKTTEELFEDAKEAFDNVLCAYDFMKVEI
- a CDS encoding class I SAM-dependent methyltransferase family protein → MPILKDSLKNKLTKKQLGLLPSSFDIVGDILIFADFPIELNKKERLIGETLLNLFKNIKVICKKTKKYSGIYRTPTLKIMAGEKRKTTEHMESSCMLRLDAEKCYFSPRLSNERLRISKQVRENETILAMFSGVGPYPVVISKNSKPKEIYSIEINPIACEYQQENILLNKTKNIRLFKGDAKKVVPELNKKFDRILMPLPKGAENFLDLALSAAKKRAIIHFYDFLKEGEFEKGIGKIDKVCKKLKRPYEIMNIVKCGQYKPREFRVCIDFEAK
- a CDS encoding HAD family phosphatase, giving the protein MKCAVIFDMDGVLVDSTKYIWDSFNELLKSYDVHFKEKEIKAQLGLSLRDQLKIWKEKYGIGLELKKFSKKAGNLELKLIGENMKVNPGLLELLNELKKNNVPMGVATSSLKWRAKKILKLLKLDNYFSEVIAADDVAKHKPNPHLFLMAAKRLNVPPKYCVVIEDAASGIEAAKRGRMKSIGYLTQYHTKAELCKADLIIKNFSELSYHRIKKLFA
- a CDS encoding HAD hydrolase-like protein; amino-acid sequence: MNRLVLFDIDETLLDISRGHISAFSEAFKKVYGIETSINIIRHPGMTDQQIILEVLKKNGLDKSTIKSGLKECVKVMIDSFNKSIGNEKIVVLDGVYELLKGLNKNNVLMGLVTGNLEPIARGKLKKVSLNHYFKVGGFGSDDMNRTNLVKLAIKRAGEDFGFKFNDNVFIFGDTPRDVKAGKEANIKTIGVTTGSYSKEQLEAAGADFILENLKDIDKILEIIL
- a CDS encoding Holliday junction resolvase — its product is MSRKSKGINAERELIHKFWAVNGWAAVRVAGSGSMKYPSADILAGNSIRKLAIESKVINDTKKYFTEEEIKDLKDFSTLFGAEPWLAIKFKKEQWFFIPADDVEKTETNLVVSLEMTKRKGLLFEELLRY